The following coding sequences lie in one Alloacidobacterium dinghuense genomic window:
- a CDS encoding pyridoxal phosphate-dependent aminotransferase has protein sequence MCPVELDGNSLTRFSRRSFLRYSAAASVAASIPIITEAHLAHAQRRRVAKNIPADAVRIDANENPLGPCSGACASISSLIPEGGRYDYDLTLKLVSTFSDMEGLKPEYVMPYAGSSEPLHYTVLAFTSKDKPYVTGDPGYEAGMYAAKLSGAKILQVPLTKDYAHDVKAMVAADPNAGVLYICNPNNPTGTITSHDDIAYAVANKPKGSVILIDEAYIHFSDATPSLDFVKADKDVIVLRTFSKLYGMAGVRCGLAIGRPDLLAKLQFYGMNSLPIMAVAAATTSLQDKDLIAQRKKINADIRQNTFEWLTANNYKFTPSQSNCFMLDTGRQGKEVLAAMQQKNVYIGRVWPSWPTYVRITVGTHTDMDKFRTAYKEVMASSTAGLEPMPLPERLRDTPHTHLS, from the coding sequence GCTTTTCCCGCCGCTCATTTCTTCGCTACTCTGCCGCTGCTTCCGTCGCTGCCTCCATCCCGATCATTACCGAAGCTCACTTGGCCCATGCGCAACGACGCCGCGTGGCGAAGAATATTCCGGCGGATGCGGTGCGGATTGACGCGAATGAAAACCCACTCGGTCCATGCTCGGGAGCGTGCGCGTCTATTTCGAGCCTGATTCCTGAAGGCGGCCGCTACGACTACGATCTGACTCTGAAGCTGGTTTCCACTTTCAGCGATATGGAAGGGCTCAAGCCGGAGTATGTGATGCCTTACGCCGGATCGAGTGAGCCACTGCACTACACGGTGCTTGCATTTACCTCGAAGGATAAGCCGTATGTGACGGGCGATCCGGGTTATGAAGCAGGCATGTATGCGGCCAAGCTGAGCGGTGCGAAGATTTTGCAGGTTCCCCTGACGAAGGATTATGCGCATGATGTGAAGGCGATGGTGGCTGCGGATCCGAATGCGGGCGTGCTGTATATCTGCAATCCGAATAACCCGACAGGAACGATCACCAGTCATGACGACATCGCCTACGCGGTTGCCAATAAGCCGAAAGGCTCAGTGATACTGATCGATGAGGCCTACATCCACTTCTCTGATGCAACGCCGTCTCTGGATTTTGTGAAGGCTGACAAGGATGTTATCGTTCTGCGGACTTTCTCAAAGCTGTATGGAATGGCGGGCGTGCGCTGCGGCCTTGCGATCGGGCGTCCCGATCTCCTGGCGAAGCTGCAATTCTATGGGATGAATTCCCTGCCCATCATGGCTGTGGCCGCTGCGACGACAAGCCTTCAGGACAAGGACCTCATTGCACAACGCAAGAAAATCAATGCGGACATCCGGCAGAATACCTTTGAATGGCTTACCGCGAATAACTACAAGTTCACGCCTTCGCAGAGCAACTGCTTCATGCTCGATACGGGGCGGCAAGGCAAGGAAGTGCTGGCGGCGATGCAGCAGAAGAATGTTTACATCGGTCGTGTGTGGCCTTCGTGGCCGACGTATGTGCGCATCACGGTCGGCACGCACACGGACATGGATAAGTTCCGCACAGCCTACAAAGAGGTCATGGCTTCATCGACGGCCGGCCTTGAGCCGATGCCACTACCGGAACGGCTGCGCGACACGCCGCACACCCATCTCTCCTGA